Proteins encoded by one window of Cyanobium sp. NS01:
- the rpmH gene encoding 50S ribosomal protein L34 gives MTKRTLGGTSRKRKRVSGFRVRMRSHTGRRVIRTRRRRGRSRLAV, from the coding sequence ATGACCAAGCGAACCCTGGGGGGCACGAGCCGCAAGCGCAAGCGGGTTTCTGGTTTCCGAGTGCGCATGCGCAGTCACACCGGCCGCCGTGTGATCCGCACCCGTCGTCGTCGCGGCCGCTCCCGCCTGGCCGTCTGA
- a CDS encoding DMT family transporter, whose product MPQALRWLLMLLPFALWGTAMAAMRPLLSDGGPLLVATLRLLPAGVLLLLAALLLGRPLAIHRADWPWLLAFALVDGALFQGLLARGLVQTGAGLGSVLIDSQPLLVALMARSLFGEAINPVGWLGLVLGLLGILCLGLPAAVLRHWWLEGPLVPDQRAWSHGELWMLAAAVAMAVGTVLCRYAVRHSDPLAVTGWHMLLGGLPLLALHGAPLLASGGPWLPAWSSLQWGLMAYASLLGSALAYGLFFWFASSGDLTGFTALTFLTPVFAVLCGVVWLQERLSPLQWLGAGLAMVSVLLINRRQQLWGGPL is encoded by the coding sequence ATGCCCCAGGCCCTGCGCTGGCTGCTGATGCTGTTGCCGTTCGCCCTCTGGGGCACGGCGATGGCGGCCATGCGCCCGCTGCTCAGCGACGGCGGGCCCCTGCTGGTGGCCACCCTGCGGCTGCTGCCGGCCGGGGTGCTGCTGCTGCTGGCGGCGCTGCTGCTGGGCCGTCCCCTTGCCATCCACCGCGCTGACTGGCCCTGGCTGCTCGCCTTCGCCCTGGTGGACGGGGCCCTGTTCCAGGGCTTGCTGGCCCGGGGCCTGGTGCAGACCGGGGCTGGCCTGGGCTCGGTGCTGATCGACTCCCAGCCCCTGCTGGTGGCCCTGATGGCCCGCAGCCTGTTCGGCGAGGCGATCAACCCGGTGGGCTGGCTGGGGCTGGTGCTCGGGCTGCTGGGCATCCTCTGCCTGGGTCTGCCGGCCGCCGTGCTGCGCCACTGGTGGCTGGAAGGACCCCTGGTGCCGGATCAGCGGGCCTGGAGCCATGGCGAGCTCTGGATGCTGGCCGCGGCGGTGGCGATGGCGGTGGGCACGGTGCTCTGCCGCTATGCCGTGCGCCACAGCGATCCGCTGGCGGTCACCGGCTGGCACATGCTGCTGGGGGGTCTGCCGCTGCTGGCGCTGCACGGGGCGCCGCTGCTGGCCTCGGGTGGCCCCTGGCTGCCGGCCTGGTCGTCGCTGCAGTGGGGCCTGATGGCCTACGCCAGCCTGCTGGGCAGCGCCCTGGCCTACGGCTTGTTCTTCTGGTTCGCGAGCAGCGGTGATCTCACCGGCTTCACCGCTCTCACCTTCCTGACTCCCGTGTTTGCCGTGCTCTGTGGGGTGGTGTGGCTGCAGGAGCGGCTCTCGCCGCTGCAGTGGCTGGGGGCCGGGCTGGCGATGGTGTCGGTGCTGCTGATCAACCGCCGCCAGCAGCTCTGGGGAGGACCGCTCTGA
- the aroH gene encoding chorismate mutase, producing the protein MSGGLQLRALRGATTCQANTAAAIDEAVAELMQALVERNGLEGHQVLSVTFSVTTDLDACFPAAIARRRAGWEHVALLDCQQMAVAGDLTHCIRLLAHAWMDPDRQPCHPYLRGASRLRPDRAS; encoded by the coding sequence ATGAGCGGCGGGCTGCAGCTGCGGGCCCTGCGCGGGGCCACCACCTGCCAGGCGAACACGGCGGCTGCCATCGACGAGGCCGTGGCGGAACTGATGCAGGCGCTGGTGGAGCGCAATGGCCTGGAAGGCCATCAGGTGCTCTCGGTGACCTTCTCGGTGACCACGGACCTCGACGCCTGCTTCCCGGCCGCGATCGCCAGGCGCCGCGCTGGCTGGGAGCATGTTGCCCTGCTCGACTGTCAGCAGATGGCGGTGGCAGGGGATCTGACCCACTGCATCCGCCTGCTGGCCCACGCCTGGATGGATCCGGATCGCCAGCCCTGCCATCCCTATCTGCGGGGCGCGAGCCGCCTGCGGCCCGACCGCGCCAGCTAG
- a CDS encoding DUF2808 domain-containing protein, whose translation MGFHPPRRPLALAVAAGLGTAALSALSLLSPAALQPPARAQGTPGLLEFRWENSRDYRKLYFFMTNTQRLQRSEYYLVLRPKDRKTAILKLSVTIPDHFDAKIDPSRVELCRMSKGGMLSRTRCLETIPATIEIAENGGAIEIFPDTPVSDTDTIGVYMRLFNPFDVGMYQFNALAQAPGEVPISGYLGSWLIQIDPPSN comes from the coding sequence ATGGGTTTCCACCCACCACGCCGCCCCCTGGCCCTTGCCGTGGCAGCGGGTCTCGGTACCGCCGCCCTCAGCGCCCTGAGTCTGCTGAGCCCTGCGGCCCTGCAGCCGCCGGCCCGTGCCCAGGGCACCCCTGGCTTGCTGGAGTTCCGCTGGGAGAACAGCCGCGACTACCGCAAGCTCTATTTCTTCATGACCAACACCCAGCGCCTGCAGCGCTCGGAGTACTACCTGGTGCTGCGCCCGAAGGACCGCAAGACGGCCATCCTCAAGCTCAGCGTCACGATCCCCGATCACTTTGACGCCAAGATCGATCCCAGCCGGGTGGAGCTCTGCAGGATGAGCAAGGGCGGCATGCTGTCGCGCACGCGCTGCCTGGAGACCATCCCCGCCACGATCGAGATCGCCGAGAACGGCGGTGCCATTGAGATCTTCCCCGACACGCCGGTGTCTGACACCGACACCATCGGTGTGTACATGCGGCTGTTCAACCCCTTTGACGTGGGGATGTACCAGTTCAATGCCCTGGCCCAGGCCCCCGGCGAGGTGCCGATCTCGGGCTACCTGGGCAGCTGGCTGATCCAGATCGACCCGCCCAGCAACTGA
- a CDS encoding glycosyltransferase family 39 protein — protein MTPAPVPTCQRRRVLLLCLGLGVVLFLWQLGVSGLVDETPPLFAASARAMAEAGDWLIPWVNGLPRYDKPPLVYWGMGLVYALPGQGWWNPLGTWAARLPSALATIGLMLALADTLLRWPQHGRRAALAALTAAVAFALSPLVLLWGRIAVSDGLFSGCLGLSLLLCWRCYAAGGRGWWWGWLWLGLAVLAKGPVAVLLLGLTQLLFGWLQGDLARLWCRLRPLPGLAITAALSLPWYGLALAVEGEPFWRSFFGYHNLQRFTAAVNNHSQPWWFFGPVLLLASLPWSPVLLLGLVQGLRGGEAWRWRPVPVAPLPPALSLQRYSACWLLAVLLFFTLAATKLPSYWLPATPAAGGLVALAAQRAQAKRWGWGWAAVSTVLLSLVMALAFAAAPLWLPLVITPEMPSLPQELLESRLLALAAACYGLAALVGAVLWWRRQPLPGLAALQVPLLLFVPLVLLPSWQLGDRLRGLPVRAMASAVRQHQTPDQPLAMVGMLKPSLHYYSRRVVIYEGAPATGLVNLADRLGRERRRGQEPSGAEQQPSVLLVIDAATAERPHWRALEPELLASSGIYRLWRLDRQRLERRAAALAAAGVRPDWQDPRPERY, from the coding sequence GTGACCCCTGCTCCAGTTCCCACCTGCCAGCGTCGCCGGGTGCTGCTGCTGTGTCTTGGCCTGGGGGTGGTGCTGTTTCTGTGGCAGCTGGGGGTCAGCGGCCTGGTGGACGAGACGCCGCCGCTGTTCGCCGCCTCGGCCCGGGCGATGGCCGAGGCCGGCGACTGGCTGATTCCGTGGGTCAACGGCCTGCCGCGCTACGACAAGCCGCCACTGGTGTACTGGGGGATGGGCCTGGTCTATGCCCTTCCCGGCCAGGGGTGGTGGAACCCCCTGGGCACCTGGGCGGCCCGGCTGCCCTCAGCCCTGGCCACGATCGGGCTGATGCTGGCCCTGGCCGACACCCTGCTGCGCTGGCCCCAGCACGGCCGCCGTGCCGCCCTGGCTGCCCTGACGGCCGCCGTGGCCTTCGCCCTCTCGCCTCTGGTGCTGCTGTGGGGACGGATCGCGGTGAGCGACGGCCTCTTTTCCGGTTGCCTGGGCCTCAGCCTGCTGCTCTGCTGGCGCTGCTACGCCGCGGGCGGCCGCGGCTGGTGGTGGGGCTGGCTCTGGCTGGGCCTGGCGGTGCTCGCCAAGGGGCCGGTGGCGGTGCTGTTGCTCGGCCTCACCCAGCTGCTGTTCGGCTGGCTGCAGGGTGACCTGGCGCGGCTCTGGTGTCGGCTGCGGCCGCTGCCGGGACTGGCGATCACGGCGGCCCTGAGCCTGCCCTGGTACGGCCTGGCCCTGGCGGTGGAGGGGGAGCCCTTCTGGCGCAGTTTCTTCGGCTACCACAACCTGCAGCGCTTCACGGCTGCGGTGAACAACCACTCCCAGCCCTGGTGGTTTTTCGGGCCGGTGCTGCTGCTGGCCAGCCTGCCCTGGAGCCCCGTGCTGCTGCTGGGCCTGGTGCAGGGCCTCAGGGGGGGCGAGGCCTGGCGCTGGCGCCCGGTTCCGGTGGCGCCGCTGCCCCCGGCCCTGTCGCTGCAGCGCTACAGCGCCTGCTGGCTGCTGGCGGTGCTGCTGTTCTTCACCCTGGCGGCCACCAAACTGCCCAGTTACTGGCTGCCCGCCACGCCTGCGGCGGGGGGGCTGGTGGCCCTGGCGGCCCAGCGGGCCCAGGCGAAGCGCTGGGGCTGGGGTTGGGCTGCAGTCAGCACGGTGCTGTTGAGCCTGGTGATGGCCCTTGCTTTCGCCGCTGCCCCCCTGTGGCTGCCGCTGGTGATCACGCCGGAGATGCCGTCGCTGCCCCAGGAGCTGTTGGAGTCGAGGCTGCTGGCCCTCGCCGCCGCCTGTTACGGCCTGGCGGCCCTAGTGGGGGCGGTGCTGTGGTGGCGGCGTCAGCCGCTGCCGGGGCTGGCGGCCCTGCAGGTGCCGCTGCTGCTGTTCGTGCCGCTGGTGCTGCTGCCCAGCTGGCAGCTGGGGGATCGGCTGCGGGGCCTGCCGGTGCGGGCCATGGCCAGCGCCGTGCGGCAGCACCAGACGCCTGACCAGCCCCTGGCCATGGTGGGCATGTTGAAGCCCTCGCTGCACTACTACAGCCGCCGTGTGGTGATCTACGAGGGGGCACCGGCCACGGGGCTGGTGAACCTGGCCGATCGCCTGGGCCGGGAGCGTCGCCGGGGTCAGGAGCCGAGCGGGGCGGAGCAGCAGCCTTCGGTGCTGCTGGTGATCGATGCCGCCACGGCTGAGCGGCCCCACTGGCGCGCTCTGGAGCCCGAGCTGCTGGCCTCCTCCGGCATCTATCGGCTCTGGCGCCTGGATCGCCAGCGCCTGGAGCGCCGGGCCGCGGCACTGGCCGCCGCCGGTGTACGGCCCGATTGGCAGGATCCGCGGCCCGAGCGCTACTGA
- the rnpA gene encoding ribonuclease P protein component, whose translation MALPRRHRLKGQRVFDALYRRGRQLHSPHLSLRWHPVKPALEPAAERGHAQSPWRCGVVISSKVHKRAVRRNHLRRLLHNHLTNQGIAPCQGPIWLLLSLKPGSVDREDDALLEECEQLLHRAGLRR comes from the coding sequence ATGGCTCTGCCCCGCCGCCACCGCCTGAAGGGGCAGCGGGTCTTTGACGCCCTCTACCGCCGGGGCCGACAGCTCCACAGCCCCCACCTCAGCCTGCGCTGGCATCCCGTCAAGCCGGCTCTCGAGCCCGCCGCCGAGCGTGGCCATGCCCAGAGTCCCTGGCGCTGTGGGGTGGTGATCAGCTCCAAAGTGCACAAGCGGGCCGTGCGGCGCAACCACCTGCGCCGGCTGCTGCACAACCACCTGACCAACCAGGGGATCGCCCCGTGCCAGGGGCCGATCTGGCTGCTGCTCAGCCTCAAGCCAGGCAGTGTCGATCGCGAAGACGACGCCCTGCTGGAAGAATGTGAACAGCTTCTGCACCGGGCAGGTCTGAGACGATGA
- a CDS encoding PH domain-containing protein — MSKQSPTEIQETVFYEGGPAKGDLITNLLFGLTVIGLPFAVGAVVRALWLRFRITSRRIEINGGWLGRDRTQVVYSQIREVRSVPRGFGAWGDMVLVLNDGAKLEMRSMPRFRELEAYIEERRQARRPAAPKGMAA, encoded by the coding sequence ATGAGCAAGCAGAGCCCCACCGAGATCCAGGAAACGGTGTTCTACGAAGGGGGCCCGGCCAAGGGCGACCTGATCACCAACCTGCTCTTCGGCCTCACCGTGATCGGCCTGCCCTTTGCGGTGGGCGCCGTGGTGCGCGCCCTGTGGCTGCGCTTCCGCATCACCAGCCGCCGCATCGAGATCAATGGCGGCTGGCTGGGCCGCGACCGCACCCAGGTGGTGTACAGCCAGATCCGGGAGGTGCGCAGCGTGCCCCGGGGCTTCGGCGCCTGGGGCGACATGGTGCTGGTGCTCAACGACGGCGCCAAGCTCGAAATGCGCTCCATGCCCAGGTTTCGTGAGCTGGAGGCCTACATCGAGGAACGCCGTCAGGCCAGGCGTCCGGCCGCCCCCAAGGGCATGGCCGCCTGA
- a CDS encoding glycosyltransferase, which translates to MRILVVTTPMGPLGSGAGGGVELTALSLVAGLLQRGHQVMVLAAEGSRLPASCGGAELWLERGEAQPSCQHQERHSPLLIPADGLLPRLWRRALSEQHRADVILNLAYDWLPLWLTPHVTTPLAHLISMGSVGEAMDAVIAEVAARQPGRLAFHTAAQAADFSLPAAPRLVGNGFDLDQYGFNPQPERLLGWAGRIAPEKGLEDAAAVAAQLQIPLAVWGLPQDPAYARWVESSVPPGTLQWRGFLPTEQLQRELGRCAVLLNTPKWNEAFGNVVVEAMACGVPVAAYARGGPGELVQEGLTGALAAADDRAALALATERALGVERAACRRWAERHCSRAVFAERIEGWLEEVWREAGLQGGGAAAEGGPARRR; encoded by the coding sequence ATGCGCATCCTGGTGGTGACCACCCCGATGGGCCCCCTGGGCAGCGGCGCCGGTGGCGGTGTGGAGCTCACGGCCCTCTCCCTGGTGGCGGGGCTGCTGCAGCGCGGCCACCAGGTGATGGTGCTGGCCGCCGAGGGCTCCCGGCTGCCGGCCAGCTGCGGCGGCGCTGAGCTCTGGCTGGAGCGTGGTGAGGCCCAGCCCAGCTGCCAGCACCAGGAGCGCCACAGCCCGCTGCTGATCCCGGCCGATGGCCTGCTGCCCCGCCTCTGGCGACGGGCCCTGAGCGAGCAGCATCGCGCCGATGTGATCCTGAACCTTGCCTACGACTGGCTGCCGCTCTGGCTCACGCCCCACGTGACCACGCCCCTGGCCCACCTGATCAGCATGGGATCGGTGGGCGAGGCGATGGATGCGGTGATCGCCGAGGTGGCGGCCCGCCAGCCGGGGCGCCTGGCCTTTCACACCGCCGCCCAGGCCGCCGATTTCAGCCTGCCGGCAGCGCCGCGGCTGGTGGGCAACGGTTTTGATCTGGATCAGTACGGCTTCAATCCCCAGCCGGAGCGGCTGCTGGGCTGGGCCGGCCGCATCGCCCCCGAGAAGGGCCTGGAGGATGCGGCGGCCGTGGCGGCTCAGCTGCAGATTCCCCTGGCGGTGTGGGGTCTGCCCCAGGATCCGGCCTATGCCCGCTGGGTGGAGAGCTCTGTGCCCCCCGGCACGCTGCAGTGGCGGGGGTTTCTGCCCACCGAGCAGTTGCAGCGCGAGCTGGGGCGCTGCGCGGTGCTGCTCAACACCCCGAAGTGGAACGAGGCCTTCGGCAACGTGGTGGTGGAGGCCATGGCCTGTGGTGTGCCGGTGGCCGCCTATGCCCGCGGTGGCCCGGGGGAACTGGTGCAGGAGGGGCTTACCGGTGCCCTCGCGGCTGCCGATGACCGGGCGGCCCTGGCGTTGGCCACCGAACGGGCGCTGGGGGTGGAGCGGGCGGCCTGCCGACGCTGGGCGGAGCGCCACTGCTCGCGGGCGGTGTTCGCCGAGCGGATCGAGGGCTGGCTGGAGGAGGTGTGGCGGGAGGCGGGACTGCAGGGGGGAGGTGCTGCAGCGGAGGGTGGCCCCGCCCGGCGCAGATAG
- the sppA gene encoding signal peptide peptidase SppA, with translation MVWPWRRKTRRTMARIAIEGPIGGGTRTRVLKALRQVEQRECPALLLRIDSPGGTVGDSQEIHAALLRLRQKGCRVVASFGNISASGGVYIGVAAEKIVANPGSITGSIGVILRGNNLSKLLKRLGVSFETVKSGLYKDILSPDRALSEAERELLQSLIDSSYHQFVGAVAEGRGLETKAVRAFADGRVFSGAQALELGLVDALGDEEAARRLVADLAGLDAEKTRPITFGAPPRRFAGLIPGRSQVDRLQQLLSLELGWCGQPLWLFRP, from the coding sequence ATGGTCTGGCCCTGGCGCCGCAAGACACGCCGCACCATGGCGCGGATCGCCATCGAAGGCCCCATCGGCGGGGGCACGCGCACCAGGGTGCTGAAGGCCCTGCGCCAGGTGGAGCAACGGGAGTGCCCGGCCCTGCTGCTGCGGATCGACAGTCCCGGCGGCACGGTGGGCGACAGCCAGGAGATCCATGCCGCCCTGCTGCGGCTGCGTCAGAAGGGCTGCCGGGTGGTGGCCAGTTTCGGCAACATCTCCGCCTCCGGGGGGGTGTACATCGGCGTGGCGGCCGAGAAGATCGTGGCCAACCCCGGCAGCATCACCGGCTCGATCGGCGTGATCCTGCGGGGCAACAACCTCTCGAAGCTGCTGAAGCGGCTCGGCGTGAGCTTCGAAACGGTGAAGAGCGGCCTCTACAAAGACATCCTCTCGCCGGATCGGGCCCTGAGCGAGGCGGAACGGGAGCTGCTGCAGAGCCTGATCGACTCCAGCTATCACCAGTTCGTGGGCGCCGTGGCCGAGGGCCGCGGGCTCGAGACCAAGGCGGTGCGGGCCTTCGCCGATGGGCGCGTGTTCAGTGGGGCCCAGGCGCTGGAGCTGGGGCTGGTGGACGCGCTGGGGGATGAGGAGGCCGCCCGCCGCCTGGTGGCCGACCTGGCCGGGCTGGATGCGGAGAAGACCCGGCCGATCACCTTCGGGGCGCCACCCAGGCGCTTCGCCGGCCTGATCCCCGGCCGCAGCCAGGTGGATCGGCTGCAGCAGCTGCTCAGCCTGGAGCTCGGCTGGTGCGGCCAGCCCCTGTGGCTGTTCCGCCCATGA